The following are encoded in a window of Halosolutus halophilus genomic DNA:
- a CDS encoding alpha,alpha-trehalose-phosphate synthase (UDP-forming) has product MRVPEENLSSTTVHNRQLRSDGGGRPTATGADGPTCPGKLIVVSNRQPYRHTYDSDTETDDPRSGTVNSQPTTGSVPRLDGAVEQPIEDRSISVDEPTGGLTAGLDPVVRQTDGTWIAWGDGDADFAVTDEQNCVAVPPGEAAYTLQRISLSDEAVDSYYRGFSNRVLWPLCHGFPDLVTDRSNDFEWYRTVNERFADATIDHATADSVIWVQDYHLALAPRLIREVVPPSATVAQFWHIPWPSTATFRHCPAGRRILEGLLGNDLLGFHVDRYVDHFLDCVDRYLPGSDVDWRTRTVDYDGGTTRVVATPMGVDAESYAENALAADDDRSSLYESLGIPRGTTLGLGVDRLDYTKGIPERLAAIERFFERNPSWKGEFTFVQKATPSRTEIETYERYGELVRSEVERINCRFERDGWQPVVYTEEYLDTETLAALYRHADVMVVSPLLDGMNLVAQEFVAASVDADSCLLLSDRTGAHDRLGSHALSIDPTDTAQFADQIDRALTMPAYERQRSMNTLRARVFDGDIESWMRTQFDWIRRVRDGTDGSDAGPDHDRNSRERTPPV; this is encoded by the coding sequence ATGCGAGTTCCCGAGGAGAATTTGTCGTCGACGACGGTGCATAATCGACAACTGCGGTCCGACGGCGGCGGCAGACCCACGGCCACGGGGGCCGACGGACCGACCTGTCCGGGGAAGTTGATCGTCGTCTCGAACCGGCAGCCGTACCGCCACACGTACGATTCAGACACCGAGACGGACGACCCCCGATCGGGGACTGTGAACTCACAACCGACCACCGGATCCGTCCCGCGTCTCGACGGCGCTGTCGAACAGCCGATCGAGGACCGATCGATCTCGGTCGACGAACCGACCGGGGGACTGACCGCCGGACTGGATCCGGTCGTCCGGCAGACCGACGGGACGTGGATCGCCTGGGGCGACGGCGACGCCGATTTCGCGGTGACCGACGAGCAAAACTGCGTGGCCGTCCCGCCCGGCGAGGCGGCGTACACCCTCCAGCGAATCTCCCTCTCCGACGAAGCGGTCGACTCCTACTACCGCGGGTTCAGCAACCGCGTGCTCTGGCCGCTCTGTCACGGCTTTCCCGACCTGGTAACGGATCGATCGAACGACTTCGAGTGGTACCGGACCGTCAACGAGCGGTTCGCAGATGCGACGATCGACCACGCGACGGCGGACTCGGTGATCTGGGTCCAGGACTATCACCTCGCGCTCGCACCGCGACTGATCCGGGAGGTCGTGCCGCCGTCGGCGACGGTGGCCCAGTTCTGGCACATCCCGTGGCCGTCGACGGCGACCTTCCGACACTGCCCGGCCGGTAGACGGATTCTCGAGGGGCTGCTCGGCAACGATCTGCTCGGGTTCCACGTCGACCGGTACGTCGATCACTTCCTCGACTGCGTCGATCGATACCTCCCCGGGTCAGACGTCGACTGGCGGACTCGAACCGTCGACTACGACGGCGGAACGACGCGGGTCGTGGCGACGCCGATGGGCGTTGATGCCGAGTCGTACGCCGAGAACGCCCTCGCCGCCGACGACGATCGATCGTCCCTGTACGAGTCGCTCGGCATCCCCCGCGGAACTACGCTCGGCCTCGGGGTCGATCGACTCGACTACACGAAAGGGATCCCGGAACGGCTGGCGGCGATCGAGCGGTTCTTCGAACGGAACCCGTCGTGGAAGGGCGAGTTTACGTTCGTCCAGAAGGCGACGCCGTCCCGGACTGAGATCGAGACGTACGAACGGTACGGCGAACTGGTCAGAAGCGAGGTCGAACGGATCAACTGTCGGTTCGAACGGGACGGATGGCAGCCGGTCGTCTACACGGAGGAGTACCTGGACACCGAAACCCTCGCGGCGCTCTACCGGCACGCGGACGTGATGGTCGTGAGTCCGCTGCTCGACGGGATGAACCTGGTTGCCCAGGAGTTCGTTGCCGCCAGCGTCGACGCCGACAGTTGCTTGCTGTTGAGCGATCGGACCGGGGCTCACGATCGACTCGGGAGCCACGCGCTGTCGATCGATCCGACCGATACGGCGCAGTTCGCCGACCAGATCGACCGCGCGCTCACGATGCCGGCGTACGAACGACAGCGGAGCATGAACACACTGCGCGCGCGGGTGTTCGACGGCGACATCGAATCGTGGATGCGAACGCAGTTCGACTGGATCAGGCGGGTACGCGACGGGACGGACGGCAGTGACGCTGGCCCGGATCACGACCGTAATTCACGCGAGCGTACGCCCCCCGTGTAA
- a CDS encoding SCO family protein — MERRTYLRSLGVASLAGVAGCLGDGLSGLGSDDSNTVLDPPEEKRGDPSHPIHGEEFPPFSLPDPIAGETVSREDFVGEKPFLMTYFFTSCPDGACPALLLRLRRVQEDAAERGYEDDIALLAVTFDPERDTPETLEQYAVEQGVDLDAGNWHFLRPESEDEAKEVIYDEFGMRYKRIEDTDELAGGTDDANDGEADEDGSDDHGNETDSEHDTHDHGEYTFTHYNLITLVNEDGIVERAYPNAIADREAVSIETIVEDARTVVTD, encoded by the coding sequence ATGGAACGGCGGACCTATCTGCGCTCACTCGGCGTCGCGAGCCTCGCCGGCGTTGCCGGCTGTCTCGGCGATGGACTCTCGGGACTCGGATCGGACGACAGTAACACGGTACTCGATCCACCCGAAGAGAAGCGAGGTGATCCGTCGCATCCGATTCACGGCGAGGAGTTCCCGCCGTTTTCGCTCCCCGATCCGATCGCGGGGGAGACGGTCTCGCGCGAGGACTTCGTCGGCGAAAAACCGTTTCTGATGACGTACTTCTTTACGTCCTGTCCGGACGGTGCCTGTCCGGCCCTGCTCTTGCGACTGCGTCGGGTCCAAGAGGACGCCGCCGAACGGGGCTACGAGGACGATATTGCCCTCCTCGCGGTGACGTTCGATCCCGAGCGTGATACGCCGGAGACCCTCGAACAGTATGCGGTCGAACAGGGGGTCGACCTCGACGCGGGGAACTGGCACTTCCTTCGCCCGGAGAGCGAGGACGAGGCCAAGGAGGTCATCTACGACGAGTTCGGAATGCGATACAAACGTATCGAGGACACGGACGAACTCGCGGGTGGAACCGACGACGCGAACGACGGAGAAGCGGACGAGGACGGCAGCGACGATCACGGGAACGAGACCGACAGCGAGCACGATACCCACGATCACGGCGAGTACACGTTCACTCACTACAACCTGATCACGCTCGTCAACGAGGACGGGATCGTCGAACGGGCCTACCCGAACGCGATCGCGGACCGCGAGGCAGTCAGCATCGAGACGATCGTCGAAGACGCTCGAACGGTGGTGACCGACTGA
- a CDS encoding cytochrome c biogenesis protein CcdA: protein MIAALSGLVSDTALLTTLAFALTAGVATFFSPCAFPLLPGYVGFYVSQTEGEDASLGGAVSRGVVAGVGVLATFVALVGAAYWIGHATLSNVVLFEPLVGAILVVLGVLVVLDRAPSLSVRLPKRRSNVLGFGIFGAGYALAAAGCVAPLFIGVVGRALSYPPGMAALVVGTYVGIVVLLMVSLTVATGMGLLAGSGRLVAHSTTLERFAGAVMIVAGIGQLYLAVVVLDVIEVPVTLV from the coding sequence ATGATCGCGGCGCTGTCCGGGCTGGTGTCCGACACGGCGCTGCTGACGACGCTCGCGTTCGCGCTCACGGCGGGCGTCGCGACGTTCTTCTCCCCCTGTGCGTTCCCGCTGTTGCCCGGGTACGTCGGCTTCTACGTGAGCCAGACGGAGGGCGAGGACGCGTCGCTCGGCGGTGCCGTCAGCCGTGGCGTCGTCGCTGGCGTCGGCGTTCTCGCCACGTTCGTCGCCCTGGTCGGGGCGGCCTACTGGATCGGCCACGCGACGCTGTCGAACGTCGTCCTGTTCGAGCCACTCGTCGGTGCGATCCTCGTCGTCCTCGGCGTGCTCGTCGTCCTCGATCGAGCGCCGTCGCTGTCCGTTCGGCTCCCGAAGCGCCGATCGAACGTCCTCGGGTTCGGGATCTTCGGCGCCGGCTACGCACTCGCTGCGGCCGGCTGTGTCGCACCGCTTTTCATCGGCGTGGTCGGACGGGCCCTGTCGTATCCGCCGGGGATGGCGGCGCTCGTCGTCGGCACGTACGTCGGAATCGTCGTCCTGCTCATGGTTTCGCTGACGGTCGCGACCGGAATGGGGCTGCTCGCGGGTTCCGGTCGGCTGGTCGCCCACAGCACCACGCTCGAACGGTTCGCCGGTGCCGTCATGATCGTCGCCGGGATCGGACAGCTGTATCTCGCCGTCGTCGTCCTCGACGTGATCGAAGTACCCGTAACGCTCGTGTGA
- a CDS encoding universal stress protein, translated as MYQDLLIATDDSDGARRAVDHAVELADQLDATLHVLSVSEEGPHSTQKQDKMRSDPESEAHQAVERAAESASERGVETTTNLRQGVPQEQIVDFAETNAIDMIVVGTVGRTGLDHLVVGSVAEEVVRNATVPVVTVRETSQ; from the coding sequence ATGTACCAGGACCTTTTGATCGCGACCGACGACAGTGACGGTGCTCGACGGGCGGTCGATCACGCGGTCGAACTCGCCGATCAACTCGACGCGACGCTTCACGTCCTGTCGGTCTCCGAAGAAGGGCCTCACAGTACGCAGAAACAGGACAAGATGCGGTCGGATCCGGAGAGCGAAGCACACCAGGCGGTCGAACGCGCCGCGGAGTCGGCGTCGGAACGGGGAGTGGAGACGACGACCAACCTCCGCCAGGGCGTTCCCCAGGAGCAGATCGTCGACTTCGCCGAGACGAACGCCATCGATATGATCGTCGTCGGGACGGTGGGGCGCACCGGACTCGATCACCTGGTCGTCGGCAGCGTCGCAGAAGAAGTCGTTCGCAACGCCACGGTTCCCGTCGTGACGGTCCGAGAGACGTCTCAGTAA
- a CDS encoding M24 family metallopeptidase produces MSSVLGARVSALQRRLDEQDADLAVCFPGPNLTYLTGFDDSPSERHLLLFVPRTGAPTLVAPELYEQQLRACPIDDLRVWADEDDPLDVLATVVSDLDIGGVQATGRSTEPTPADTATVLVDDRMWATFTHDLRDVLPAATFDLLSTAIEALRIRKDDVELDALRRSASIADRVSVEIRSRGTGLIGTSETALAAEIEDLLEAYGGDDTAFDTIVASGPNAALPHHHSGPREIEAGDPVVLDFGTYVDADVDGGTGRYPSDQTRTIVAGDPSAAYERVHEVVREAQSAAIDAIEPGVTAGEIDRAARSVIADAGYGDAFVHRTGHGVGLEVHEPPYIVADSERELEPGTVFSVEPGVYLPEEFGVRIEDLVVVTADGVERLNDSPRGWETGAQFRDRNS; encoded by the coding sequence ATGAGTTCCGTCCTCGGGGCACGGGTGAGTGCCCTCCAGCGCCGACTCGACGAACAGGACGCCGATCTCGCGGTCTGTTTTCCCGGTCCGAACCTGACCTACCTCACCGGGTTCGACGACTCACCGTCGGAACGACACCTGCTACTGTTCGTCCCGAGAACGGGTGCGCCGACACTCGTCGCGCCGGAACTGTACGAGCAACAACTCCGCGCCTGTCCGATCGACGACCTGCGGGTGTGGGCCGACGAGGACGATCCGCTGGACGTCCTCGCGACCGTCGTTTCTGACCTCGATATCGGGGGTGTCCAGGCGACCGGTCGATCGACCGAACCGACACCAGCCGACACGGCGACCGTCCTCGTGGACGATCGCATGTGGGCGACGTTTACGCACGATCTCCGGGACGTGCTGCCAGCCGCGACGTTCGACCTCCTGAGCACCGCGATCGAGGCCCTGCGGATTCGGAAAGACGACGTGGAACTCGACGCACTCCGGCGGTCCGCGTCGATCGCCGACCGGGTGTCGGTCGAGATTCGGTCGCGCGGCACCGGCCTGATCGGAACGAGCGAGACGGCACTCGCAGCCGAGATCGAGGACCTCCTCGAGGCGTACGGCGGCGACGACACGGCGTTTGACACCATCGTCGCGTCGGGACCGAACGCCGCACTGCCCCACCACCACAGCGGCCCGCGCGAGATCGAAGCCGGTGATCCGGTCGTCCTGGACTTCGGGACGTACGTCGACGCGGACGTTGACGGCGGAACCGGACGGTATCCCAGCGATCAGACCAGAACGATCGTCGCCGGTGACCCGTCGGCCGCGTACGAGCGCGTACACGAGGTCGTTCGCGAGGCACAGTCGGCCGCGATCGACGCCATCGAACCGGGCGTCACTGCGGGCGAAATCGATCGAGCGGCCCGATCGGTCATCGCGGACGCCGGGTACGGGGACGCGTTCGTCCACCGGACCGGCCACGGCGTCGGCCTCGAGGTCCACGAGCCACCGTACATCGTCGCGGACAGCGAGCGCGAACTCGAACCCGGAACGGTGTTCAGCGTCGAACCGGGAGTCTACCTGCCCGAGGAGTTCGGCGTCAGGATCGAGGATCTGGTCGTCGTGACGGCCGACGGCGTCGAACGGCTGAACGACTCACCGCGCGGGTGGGAAACCGGCGCCCAGTTCCGAGACCGGAACTCGTGA
- a CDS encoding iron transporter: protein MNRRGFLRGAAVVGGVATAGCLERLGFEEQSAWANPPLVEDRPDVVYLPAGSEEMATYGRAVDGDYALEVSYTIPHRFWIPGEGGSRVDVEPDDSLHLMLTVWDRETDTVLPVNVQYEILREGDPIDGVGSSPWPMIAQRMGFHYGDNVPLPEEGAYTVRARVGPVDAVRTGAFEGRLDTTATLAVDFEYARSDVHDIDVELVDEDRRGTRDALPLMDHGDRHADSGASGDHDVGPAPTSRGPPIENLPGDVLGTERSGDATISAVVTDDDRYSDGSASLAVCPRTPYNDVILPFTSLSVSIERDGSVVQEAALGETLDDEFGHHYGTGLDGLESGDEITVSVDTPPKVSRHDGYETAFFDFEDVTYSA from the coding sequence ATGAACCGTCGAGGCTTTCTCCGGGGAGCGGCCGTCGTCGGTGGCGTCGCGACCGCCGGTTGTCTCGAGCGCCTCGGCTTCGAAGAGCAGTCCGCCTGGGCGAATCCACCCCTCGTCGAGGATCGACCCGACGTCGTCTACCTCCCGGCCGGCAGCGAGGAAATGGCCACCTACGGACGGGCGGTCGACGGCGACTACGCGCTCGAGGTGTCCTACACGATCCCACACCGGTTCTGGATCCCGGGCGAAGGCGGTAGTCGCGTCGACGTCGAACCCGACGACAGTCTCCACCTGATGCTCACCGTCTGGGATCGCGAGACGGACACCGTCCTTCCGGTGAACGTCCAGTACGAAATTCTCCGAGAGGGCGACCCGATCGACGGAGTCGGGAGTTCGCCGTGGCCGATGATCGCACAACGAATGGGATTTCACTACGGGGATAACGTCCCGTTACCCGAAGAAGGAGCGTACACGGTCCGCGCCAGGGTCGGCCCCGTCGACGCCGTTCGGACCGGCGCGTTCGAAGGCCGACTCGACACGACCGCGACGCTCGCCGTCGACTTCGAGTACGCCCGGTCGGACGTTCACGACATCGACGTCGAACTGGTCGACGAGGATCGACGGGGGACTCGAGACGCGCTCCCCCTGATGGATCACGGCGATCGTCACGCCGATTCCGGGGCCAGTGGCGATCACGACGTCGGCCCCGCACCGACGTCGCGGGGACCGCCGATCGAGAACCTCCCCGGCGACGTGCTCGGTACGGAGCGAAGCGGGGATGCGACTATTTCTGCCGTCGTAACCGACGACGATCGGTATTCCGATGGGTCGGCGTCGCTGGCGGTCTGTCCCCGGACGCCGTACAACGACGTTATCCTCCCGTTTACTTCGCTGTCCGTTTCGATCGAACGCGACGGATCGGTGGTTCAGGAGGCGGCGCTCGGTGAGACCCTCGACGACGAGTTCGGTCATCACTACGGGACCGGTCTCGATGGCCTCGAGTCGGGTGACGAGATCACGGTTTCGGTCGACACCCCGCCAAAGGTGTCGCGCCACGACGGGTACGAAACGGCGTTTTTCGACTTCGAAGACGTCACATATTCCGCTTGA
- a CDS encoding TlpA family protein disulfide reductase: protein MRRREALAGVASVGTVVGGGAIAIYGLPSVEDLAGQSDSADGEADEGGDDPLTIETVDAPGSEAGEVLVPSPDRATFVDIFGTWCPPCIEQMPALAEAHDRIGDEVLFISVTNESVGENRGISEAELVDWWDEHGGNWTLGLDRRAELTERYLAGGYPSAAAIDATGTVQWSDSGVKSADELVAGIEQALAVEVDGE from the coding sequence ATGCGTCGGCGAGAGGCCCTCGCCGGGGTGGCCAGCGTGGGAACGGTCGTCGGCGGGGGTGCGATCGCTATCTACGGACTTCCCTCCGTCGAGGATCTGGCCGGGCAATCCGACTCGGCCGACGGTGAGGCGGACGAGGGGGGCGACGACCCGCTCACGATCGAGACCGTCGACGCGCCGGGCAGTGAGGCCGGGGAGGTGCTCGTGCCGTCGCCGGATCGAGCCACGTTCGTCGACATCTTCGGCACCTGGTGTCCGCCGTGTATCGAGCAGATGCCGGCTCTCGCCGAGGCGCACGATCGGATCGGGGACGAGGTCCTGTTCATCTCGGTGACGAACGAATCGGTCGGCGAAAATCGCGGCATCTCCGAGGCCGAACTCGTCGACTGGTGGGACGAACACGGGGGGAACTGGACGCTCGGACTCGATCGCCGCGCGGAACTGACGGAACGATACCTGGCTGGCGGTTACCCCTCGGCTGCGGCGATCGATGCCACGGGAACGGTCCAGTGGTCGGATTCGGGCGTCAAGTCGGCGGACGAACTCGTCGCGGGAATCGAGCAGGCGCTCGCCGTCGAGGTGGACGGGGAATGA